One window from the genome of Bdellovibrio sp. NC01 encodes:
- a CDS encoding YihY/virulence factor BrkB family protein, translating into MVGIKEGFHRLTSKEFFEKMSRDDILEMSASLAFYTALSLAPLLVLLLTFVSLINVEFREELLTQIQGLVGAKASELIREIARNVDQRPDIRDMAGIFGLLVLLFSAGAIFGDMRGALNRIFEVHKKEESNEETILQSTWQLLKTKLFNMGMVLTFVFISIISLIVSTGLSFYLDGSDQWFGQLINFGVSLAVFWILFSALYYFLPETDVSKRVAGTSGLVTAILFSLGKTAIGLYLGQSAAASLYGAAGSFIVLLMWVYYSSAVIFLSAEIAYQFNRKEDHEESAAQPKPR; encoded by the coding sequence ATGGTAGGAATAAAAGAAGGCTTTCATCGCCTTACCTCAAAAGAATTTTTCGAAAAGATGTCCCGCGACGATATTTTGGAAATGTCGGCGTCATTGGCCTTTTACACAGCTTTATCCCTGGCTCCCTTATTGGTGCTGCTGCTGACGTTTGTTTCTTTAATCAACGTGGAATTTCGCGAAGAGCTCTTAACGCAAATCCAAGGCTTAGTTGGCGCAAAGGCCAGTGAGCTTATTCGTGAGATCGCGCGTAACGTTGATCAACGTCCTGACATTCGCGACATGGCGGGAATCTTCGGTTTATTAGTTCTGCTGTTTTCGGCCGGCGCTATCTTCGGCGACATGCGGGGTGCCTTAAATCGCATCTTCGAAGTGCACAAAAAAGAAGAGTCGAATGAAGAAACTATTCTGCAAAGCACATGGCAGTTATTGAAAACGAAACTTTTTAACATGGGGATGGTGTTAACCTTCGTATTCATTTCTATTATTTCTTTAATAGTATCGACGGGTTTGTCTTTTTATTTAGACGGTAGTGATCAGTGGTTTGGGCAGTTGATAAATTTTGGCGTTTCGCTGGCGGTGTTCTGGATTTTATTTTCAGCGCTTTATTATTTTCTGCCAGAAACGGATGTTTCGAAGAGAGTTGCCGGAACATCGGGTTTAGTCACCGCGATTTTATTTTCGCTGGGAAAAACAGCGATCGGACTTTATTTAGGGCAGAGTGCAGCTGCTTCTTTATATGGTGCCGCCGGGTCTTTTATCGTTCTTTTAATGTGGGTCTATTATTCTTCCGCTGTCATTTTTCTCAGCGCTGAAATTGCCTACCAGTTTAACAGAAAGGAAGATCATGAAGAATCTGCTGCACAGCCTAAGCCGCGTTAG
- a CDS encoding DUF748 domain-containing protein, protein MKNLLHSLSRVSKTVWIIILLLVGIRILLPYGCKYAINWYLGNKMESYKGHIDDFDLALYRGAYQIQDLKIWKKTLTPKNSFVEVKNIDLSLAWRALFKMKLLGDLEIDGAKIDLVDSDNKKKKQLGKGEEDWKTIVGKLVPIELESFKMTRSELHLINRDFKAPVDVVLDRIEIHATNIKNTDDSKEVLPSTVTASARLMKNAPVHADAKINLISKVPAFEAKLKMDKLDLTKLNDFFLAYGPFTFTSGKFSIYSEVTTKDNKIKGYVKPFFENIDVISDQEHFDSAQRFFNEVGLAMANLILRNRNNKTVATKIEFEGASHGPDVDKWGAVWTSLRNGFVEALRKTLDNTISIKDVERKK, encoded by the coding sequence ATGAAGAATCTGCTGCACAGCCTAAGCCGCGTTAGCAAAACGGTGTGGATCATTATCCTTTTACTTGTGGGCATTCGGATCTTGCTTCCCTATGGATGCAAATACGCCATCAATTGGTATTTGGGCAACAAGATGGAAAGTTATAAAGGACATATCGATGATTTCGACCTGGCTTTATATCGGGGGGCCTATCAAATCCAAGATTTGAAAATATGGAAAAAGACCTTAACGCCAAAAAATTCCTTCGTTGAAGTGAAGAACATTGATTTGTCTTTAGCGTGGCGTGCGCTTTTTAAAATGAAACTGCTGGGTGATTTGGAAATCGATGGCGCAAAAATCGATTTGGTAGATAGTGACAATAAAAAGAAAAAACAATTAGGCAAGGGTGAAGAAGATTGGAAAACGATCGTTGGCAAGTTGGTGCCTATTGAGCTTGAGTCATTTAAAATGACCAGAAGCGAACTGCATCTTATCAACCGCGACTTCAAAGCGCCCGTCGACGTTGTTTTAGATCGAATCGAAATTCATGCGACGAATATCAAAAACACCGATGATTCAAAAGAAGTTCTGCCAAGTACTGTGACCGCTTCTGCGCGTCTGATGAAGAATGCACCTGTACATGCGGATGCCAAGATTAATTTAATCTCGAAAGTCCCCGCTTTCGAAGCGAAGTTGAAAATGGACAAACTTGACCTGACGAAGCTGAATGATTTCTTTTTAGCTTACGGACCGTTTACGTTTACGTCGGGTAAATTCAGTATTTATTCAGAGGTCACAACTAAAGATAATAAAATTAAAGGTTACGTCAAACCGTTCTTTGAAAATATTGACGTGATTAGCGACCAAGAGCATTTCGATTCTGCACAGAGATTTTTCAATGAAGTTGGTTTGGCCATGGCGAATCTTATCCTTCGCAATCGCAACAATAAAACGGTCGCGACGAAAATTGAATTCGAGGGCGCATCCCATGGGCCCGATGTCGATAAGTGGGGAGCGGTGTGGACTTCGTTGCGTAACGGTTTTGTCGAAGCGCTAAGAAAAACGTTGGACAATACAATTTCAATTAAAGATGTCGAGCGTAAAAAATGA
- a CDS encoding NAD(P)-dependent alcohol dehydrogenase, with protein sequence MIKVKGFAAPQPKAPLAPFSFERRDLRDNDVQIDIQYCGVCHSDVHQARDEWGRGTFPMVPGHEIVGKVVAVGKNVKNFKVGDLAGVGCMVDACLDCRSCNEGLEQYCENGFVGTYNSHEKSDGAPTYGGYSNAIVVREEFCLNIPKNLDLAAVAPLLCAGITTYSPLRHWKVDKGQKVGVVGLGGLGHMAVKLANAMGAHVVVFTTSPSKVEDAKRLGAHEVIISKDMEQMKSHSNSFDFIIDTVSAPHDYNLYLSLLHRDGNMVLVGLPDKPPELYAGSLIMGRRKLGGSLIGGIKETQEMLDFCGKHNIVSDIEMIPIQKINEAYDRMVKSDVKYRFVIDMKSLA encoded by the coding sequence ATGATTAAGGTTAAAGGTTTTGCAGCTCCTCAACCAAAAGCTCCACTTGCTCCCTTTTCTTTTGAGCGTCGCGATCTTCGCGATAATGACGTACAAATCGACATTCAGTATTGCGGCGTTTGTCATTCGGATGTGCATCAAGCGCGTGATGAATGGGGCCGTGGCACTTTCCCAATGGTTCCGGGTCACGAGATCGTAGGTAAAGTTGTCGCCGTAGGAAAAAACGTTAAGAACTTTAAAGTCGGCGATCTTGCGGGTGTCGGCTGCATGGTCGATGCTTGTCTTGACTGCCGTTCATGCAACGAAGGTCTTGAACAATATTGCGAAAACGGTTTCGTCGGCACTTACAACAGTCACGAAAAATCAGATGGCGCACCAACATACGGCGGCTATTCAAACGCGATCGTTGTGCGTGAAGAATTCTGCCTCAACATTCCTAAAAATCTAGATCTTGCGGCCGTCGCACCGTTATTGTGCGCGGGCATCACAACTTACTCACCACTTCGTCACTGGAAAGTCGATAAGGGACAAAAAGTCGGCGTTGTTGGTTTGGGCGGCTTGGGTCACATGGCTGTGAAACTTGCAAACGCTATGGGCGCACACGTCGTGGTATTCACAACGTCCCCTTCGAAAGTGGAAGATGCAAAACGCCTGGGCGCGCATGAAGTGATTATTTCTAAGGATATGGAGCAAATGAAATCGCATTCGAACTCTTTCGATTTCATTATCGATACAGTGTCGGCTCCGCATGATTATAATTTGTATCTGTCTTTACTTCACCGCGATGGCAACATGGTCCTTGTCGGTCTTCCTGACAAGCCACCAGAATTGTATGCGGGAAGCTTGATTATGGGTCGTCGTAAATTAGGCGGTTCATTGATCGGTGGTATCAAAGAAACACAAGAGATGTTGGATTTCTGTGGTAAGCACAACATCGTTTCTGATATCGAAATGATTCCAATTCAAAAAATCAATGAAGCTTATGATCGTATGGTGAAAAGCGACGTTAAATATCGCTTCGTCATCGATATGAAATCGTTAGCTTAA
- a CDS encoding peptidylprolyl isomerase, producing the protein MKKVNVSHILVDKEFEAQDLLRALKDGKSFEDLAKRYSKCPSAAQGGNLGEVALSRLDEDFADATMLLKTGEISSKPVRTKFGYHLIKRN; encoded by the coding sequence ATGAAGAAAGTTAATGTCAGTCATATTTTGGTCGACAAAGAATTCGAAGCACAAGATCTGTTGCGCGCTTTGAAAGACGGAAAGTCATTTGAAGATCTTGCGAAAAGGTATTCAAAATGTCCGTCGGCAGCACAAGGCGGAAACCTTGGCGAGGTCGCGCTTTCACGTTTGGACGAAGACTTCGCAGATGCGACGATGTTACTGAAAACGGGCGAGATTTCTAGCAAACCCGTTCGCACAAAATTCGGCTATCATTTGATCAAAAGAAATTAA
- a CDS encoding DMT family transporter: MNLLLYAICTIIWGSTWLVITFQVGGASPITSVFWRFLLSAVMLAIFAFVTKKKMRYPKKDHLLFAGQGVFMFSVNYMLFYISETMVSSGMTAVAFTSLVYYNMLGMWIFFKKPITKNVIIGSLIGGVGILFLFLDEITNLTGGQKTILGLLISFIATLSASCGNLLSQVTYKKGIPIVVTNTFGMFYGSVFTLLVALLFRQDLAIPMTSQFLLSLLYLSLFGSVIAFGAYLTLAGRIGAEKAAYTSVLSPVIALTLSSFYENFKWTPYIGVGVLLCLLGNILTLKKPSAKKA; the protein is encoded by the coding sequence ATGAATCTTCTGCTTTACGCAATTTGTACGATTATCTGGGGCTCCACTTGGTTAGTGATTACTTTTCAAGTTGGTGGCGCGTCACCGATCACTTCGGTTTTCTGGCGTTTTCTTTTGAGCGCCGTGATGCTTGCGATCTTTGCTTTCGTAACAAAAAAGAAAATGCGTTATCCGAAAAAAGATCATCTGCTTTTTGCGGGTCAAGGCGTGTTCATGTTTTCAGTGAACTACATGCTGTTCTATATTTCCGAAACGATGGTGAGTTCAGGAATGACCGCCGTCGCCTTCACCAGCTTGGTTTACTACAATATGCTGGGCATGTGGATTTTCTTTAAAAAGCCGATCACTAAGAACGTGATCATCGGTTCTTTAATTGGCGGCGTCGGTATTTTATTTCTGTTCCTAGATGAAATTACGAACCTCACTGGTGGTCAAAAGACGATCCTGGGTTTGTTGATTAGTTTCATCGCGACGTTGTCAGCTTCATGCGGGAATCTTTTGTCGCAAGTGACTTATAAAAAAGGAATTCCCATCGTTGTGACCAACACTTTCGGCATGTTCTATGGAAGTGTTTTCACTTTATTGGTGGCCCTGCTGTTCCGCCAAGACCTAGCAATTCCAATGACTTCGCAGTTCTTATTATCACTTTTGTATCTTTCTTTGTTTGGTTCGGTGATTGCGTTCGGTGCCTATTTAACTTTGGCTGGAAGAATTGGTGCGGAAAAAGCCGCTTACACCAGCGTGCTATCGCCAGTGATCGCGCTGACCCTTTCAAGCTTTTACGAAAACTTCAAATGGACACCATATATTGGTGTGGGCGTTCTTTTGTGTTTGTTGGGAAATATTCTGACTTTGAAAAAGCCTTCAGCGAAGAAGGCTTAA
- a CDS encoding glycine cleavage system protein H, with amino-acid sequence MASDDVKNFLGHMWFRQEDGIITIGINEDGLEDFESINSIELPAEHEKVDAESVIGTIETDDGPLDIYAPVDGTVIEVNSQVVDDPSIVMEDPYEEGWLVRIEADEDYDDEDEDDEDDDDDDDEDEDDEDYEDDED; translated from the coding sequence ATGGCATCTGATGACGTAAAGAATTTTTTAGGCCACATGTGGTTCCGTCAAGAAGACGGTATTATCACTATTGGTATCAACGAAGATGGTCTTGAGGATTTTGAATCTATCAATTCAATCGAACTTCCTGCTGAGCATGAAAAAGTTGATGCAGAGTCAGTGATCGGTACAATTGAAACTGATGATGGTCCACTTGATATTTACGCTCCTGTAGACGGCACTGTGATCGAAGTGAATTCACAAGTTGTTGATGATCCTTCAATCGTTATGGAAGACCCTTATGAAGAGGGTTGGCTTGTTCGCATCGAAGCTGATGAAGACTACGATGACGAAGATGAAGACGATGAAGATGACGACGACGATGATGATGAAGATGAGGACGATGAGGATTACGAAGACGACGAAGACTAG
- the glnA gene encoding type I glutamate--ammonia ligase, whose translation MTAKEALKFAHEKGAKMVDLKFCDMVGTWQHLTIPLHQLEEDSFENGYGFDGSSIRGWRGIEESDMIIKPDPATAMMDPFMEVPTLSLICDVCLPETLQAYNRDPRQVVKKAIAYMQSTGIADTAYFGPEAEFFIFDDVRYEQTTNSGFYMIDSNEAAWNTGRDEGGNNLGYKIRPKEGYFPALPTDTLQDIRSEICLEMERCGMKVERHHHEVASAGQCEINFQYDTALNMGDKMMWFKYIVKNVCARHGKTATFMPKPLYGDNGSGMHIHMSLWKDGKNLFAGNKYAGLSEMALYYIGGVLKHAPALCGIINPLTNSYKRLVPGFEAPTKLAYSFKNRSAAMRIPNSGPNPKAKRIEFRTPDPGANIYLAEAAILMAGLDGIINKIHPGDPLDKDIYGLPPQEAAAIPSVPGTLEESLNNLMNNCSFLKKGDVFSDDLIETWVQYKIDKEVRPVQQRPVPYEFHLYYDC comes from the coding sequence ATGACTGCGAAAGAAGCTCTGAAGTTTGCGCACGAAAAAGGCGCTAAAATGGTTGATCTAAAGTTCTGTGACATGGTCGGAACTTGGCAACATCTAACAATTCCTCTGCACCAACTAGAGGAAGATTCATTTGAAAACGGTTACGGTTTCGACGGAAGTTCGATCCGCGGCTGGAGAGGCATTGAAGAATCAGACATGATCATCAAGCCAGATCCTGCAACTGCGATGATGGACCCGTTCATGGAAGTTCCGACTCTTTCATTGATCTGTGATGTGTGCTTGCCGGAAACTCTTCAAGCTTACAATCGTGACCCACGTCAGGTTGTTAAAAAAGCGATCGCCTACATGCAGTCAACGGGCATTGCTGACACGGCTTACTTCGGTCCTGAAGCTGAATTCTTTATCTTTGATGACGTTCGTTATGAACAAACAACGAACTCTGGCTTCTACATGATCGACAGCAACGAAGCTGCTTGGAACACAGGTCGCGATGAAGGTGGCAACAATCTTGGCTACAAAATCCGTCCTAAAGAGGGTTACTTCCCTGCTCTTCCAACAGATACTTTGCAAGACATTCGTTCTGAAATCTGTCTAGAGATGGAAAGATGCGGAATGAAAGTAGAACGTCATCACCATGAAGTTGCTTCTGCTGGTCAGTGTGAAATCAATTTCCAATACGATACAGCGTTGAACATGGGCGATAAAATGATGTGGTTCAAATACATCGTGAAAAACGTGTGTGCTCGTCATGGTAAAACAGCGACGTTCATGCCGAAGCCTCTTTACGGCGATAACGGTTCAGGCATGCACATCCATATGTCTCTATGGAAAGATGGCAAAAACCTTTTTGCAGGTAACAAATACGCAGGTCTTTCTGAAATGGCCTTGTACTACATCGGTGGTGTGTTGAAACATGCTCCAGCGTTGTGCGGTATCATCAATCCATTGACGAACTCTTATAAACGCTTGGTTCCTGGTTTCGAAGCTCCAACGAAATTGGCTTACAGCTTTAAGAATCGTTCGGCAGCGATGCGTATCCCGAACTCAGGTCCAAACCCAAAAGCAAAACGTATTGAATTCCGTACGCCAGATCCAGGCGCTAACATTTATTTGGCAGAAGCTGCGATCTTGATGGCGGGTCTTGATGGTATCATCAACAAGATTCACCCAGGTGATCCACTAGATAAAGATATCTACGGCCTTCCTCCACAAGAAGCCGCTGCGATCCCTTCTGTTCCGGGAACTTTGGAAGAGTCATTGAATAATTTGATGAATAACTGCAGCTTCCTGAAAAAAGGCGATGTATTCTCAGATGACTTGATCGAAACTTGGGTTCAGTACAAAATCGACAAAGAAGTTCGACCAGTACAACAAAGACCAGTTCCTTATGAGTTCCATTTGTATTACGATTGCTAG
- a CDS encoding P-II family nitrogen regulator — protein MKKIEAIIKPFKLDDVVDALAEVGVEGVTVSEVRGFGRQKGRTEVYKGAEYVVDFLPKIKLEVVLPDALIDSAIEAIRKTAHTGKIGDGKIFVIPVESALRIRTGEKDEEAL, from the coding sequence ATGAAAAAAATAGAGGCGATTATCAAACCTTTCAAACTTGATGATGTCGTCGATGCCCTTGCGGAAGTCGGCGTAGAAGGGGTGACTGTCTCTGAAGTTCGCGGGTTCGGTCGTCAAAAAGGTCGCACCGAAGTTTATAAAGGTGCGGAGTACGTCGTCGATTTTCTCCCTAAAATTAAATTAGAAGTCGTCCTTCCAGATGCGCTCATTGATAGCGCGATTGAAGCAATTCGTAAGACGGCCCACACTGGGAAAATCGGTGACGGAAAAATATTTGTGATTCCGGTGGAATCAGCGCTGCGTATTCGTACCGGCGAAAAAGATGAAGAAGCATTGTAG
- a CDS encoding gamma-glutamylcyclotransferase translates to MTTTRFFIYGSLTEGMIHYAKIQNFVESLAFARIKGTAYRLKVGFPALVKGGSDLVPGQLVELKGSELLKALLDEFYGFNPLDPDKSLYAREEVDVYVEGSSEPIKAWTYFLNPLKLPVNAAVIPGGDWKKSIEDQPALTSKLTEKQMTYIQRLGRSTGREIVPIDLTLYRELMNLELIVDKGRRLALSKLGQEVFRHLA, encoded by the coding sequence ATGACTACAACACGTTTTTTCATCTACGGCTCGTTGACCGAGGGGATGATCCATTACGCTAAGATCCAGAACTTCGTGGAATCATTAGCTTTTGCAAGAATCAAAGGAACAGCATATCGCTTGAAAGTAGGCTTCCCTGCGCTAGTTAAGGGTGGCAGTGACCTTGTTCCGGGTCAGTTAGTAGAACTTAAAGGTTCTGAACTTTTGAAGGCTCTTTTGGATGAGTTTTACGGTTTTAATCCGCTAGATCCAGACAAGAGCTTGTATGCGCGCGAAGAAGTCGACGTTTATGTCGAAGGCTCATCAGAACCTATCAAAGCTTGGACATATTTTTTGAACCCTCTGAAATTGCCTGTTAACGCAGCGGTAATTCCGGGTGGTGATTGGAAAAAGTCGATTGAAGATCAGCCAGCTTTAACTTCGAAGCTGACAGAAAAGCAAATGACCTATATTCAACGTCTGGGACGCTCAACTGGCCGCGAGATTGTTCCCATTGATCTGACTCTTTACCGCGAATTGATGAATCTTGAATTGATCGTGGATAAGGGGCGCAGACTTGCATTGTCTAAGCTCGGCCAAGAGGTTTTCAGACATCTTGCCTAA
- a CDS encoding tRNA (cytidine(34)-2'-O)-methyltransferase produces MPNTQKLFRIVLIEPEIPQNTGNIGRTCVATNCELHIVGKMGFEINDTNLKRAGLDYWPHLTYHRHLTFEDWWNKVEDPSRVWLFTTKTKRTYFEPQYQSGDWFVFGKETKGLDPDLLAKFPNQTVTIPMIGEGARSLNLATSVAIAAYEGLRQQNYSK; encoded by the coding sequence TTGCCTAATACTCAGAAACTTTTCCGAATTGTTCTAATTGAGCCCGAAATTCCACAAAACACGGGGAATATCGGGCGCACGTGTGTAGCGACTAACTGTGAACTTCACATCGTCGGAAAAATGGGTTTCGAGATCAATGATACAAATCTAAAAAGAGCGGGGCTGGATTACTGGCCTCACTTAACTTATCACCGCCATCTGACTTTTGAAGATTGGTGGAACAAAGTTGAAGATCCATCACGCGTGTGGTTATTCACGACGAAAACAAAACGAACATATTTTGAGCCGCAATATCAATCGGGCGATTGGTTCGTTTTTGGTAAAGAGACGAAAGGTCTTGATCCAGATTTGCTTGCGAAATTTCCAAATCAAACTGTGACTATTCCTATGATTGGCGAAGGCGCGCGCAGTCTGAATTTGGCGACGAGTGTCGCTATTGCTGCCTACGAAGGACTTCGTCAGCAAAACTATTCAAAATAA
- the secA gene encoding preprotein translocase subunit SecA has translation MVTQILTKIFGTKHDREMKKIQPLVDQINALEPGMKALSDEQLKAKTPEFQERLRKGETVEDILPEAFAVCREAAIRVLGMRHYDVQMIGGIVLNRGSIAEMRTGEGKTLVATLPVYLNALTGKGVHVVTVNDYLVRRDAEEMGRLYGWLGLTTGIIVHGLNDQERKQMYACDITYCTNNEIGFDYLRDNMKFDLNDYVQRGHNFAIVDECDSILVDEARTPLIISGPAEASTEKYQVVNSIIPHLKRDTHFTMEEKSKTVSLTDEGNAKVEELLGVGNLYDPQNIELLHHVYQGLKAHNLYRLDVEYMIKDGEIVIVDEFTGRLMPGRRWSDGLHQAIEAKENVEVKSENQTLATITFQNYFLMYNKLSGMTGTADTEAVEFQKIYKLAVNVIPTNKPIQRQDQEDVVYKSEKAKFKAITADIKERSAKGQPVLVGTASIEKSEALSRFLRNEGIRHEVLNAKHHEREAEIVAQAGRKGAVTIATNMAGRGTDIKLGGNAEMLAKAQVGNDDTPEYTEALAKIKPQVEAEREEVRKAGGLYIVGTERHESRRIDNQLRGRSGRQGDPGESRFYLSLEDNLMRIFNGERIQKIMEMLNIPEDEPITAKMVTNAIEGAQRKVEGHNFDIRKNLMEYDSVMNAQRNAIYGMRRRVLEGQEIERTVLDMLGDVVSNLLDTYMPEDGKKEDWSMEGLNNSLTQTFGFKIDLDNMAVNSDTVLEAVKNGVKEVYEKQKSSMGPFFEQVQKMILLQSIDHHWKMHLAVIDKLKEGIGLRGYAQKDPLIEYKKEAFMTFEKLNNTIKSDAVEKIMRVQLVAQQSEADIMESFRPEEPELDELNYSSPSEADIGHSLPDVSGPAEPPKRKMTFQSGPAESPNMNREERRRLEKQGKGKR, from the coding sequence ATGGTAACACAGATCCTCACAAAAATTTTTGGTACGAAGCACGATCGTGAAATGAAAAAGATCCAACCACTTGTGGATCAAATCAATGCTCTTGAACCGGGCATGAAAGCTCTTTCCGATGAACAATTAAAAGCTAAAACACCTGAGTTCCAAGAGCGCCTCAGAAAAGGTGAGACTGTCGAAGACATCTTGCCTGAAGCCTTCGCGGTTTGTCGTGAAGCTGCGATCCGAGTGCTTGGCATGCGCCATTATGACGTACAGATGATCGGTGGTATCGTTCTTAATCGCGGTTCTATCGCAGAGATGAGAACGGGTGAAGGTAAAACCCTGGTTGCGACTCTTCCTGTTTATTTGAATGCCCTTACTGGTAAAGGTGTTCACGTTGTGACAGTGAATGATTACTTGGTTCGTCGTGACGCTGAAGAGATGGGCCGTCTTTACGGATGGTTGGGTCTTACAACGGGTATCATCGTTCACGGTTTGAATGACCAAGAACGTAAGCAAATGTACGCTTGCGATATCACTTACTGCACGAACAATGAAATTGGTTTCGACTATCTTCGTGACAACATGAAGTTTGATTTGAACGATTACGTGCAACGTGGTCACAACTTCGCAATCGTGGATGAGTGTGACTCGATCCTTGTCGACGAAGCACGTACGCCACTTATCATTTCTGGTCCTGCGGAAGCTTCGACGGAAAAATATCAAGTCGTAAACTCGATCATCCCGCACTTGAAACGCGACACCCACTTCACAATGGAAGAAAAGTCTAAGACTGTTTCTTTGACTGATGAAGGTAATGCGAAAGTTGAAGAGTTGTTGGGCGTAGGCAATCTTTACGATCCACAAAACATCGAACTTCTTCACCACGTGTACCAAGGTTTGAAAGCTCACAACTTGTACCGTCTTGATGTTGAATACATGATCAAAGATGGCGAAATCGTTATCGTCGATGAATTCACGGGTCGTTTGATGCCGGGTCGTCGTTGGTCAGATGGTCTTCACCAAGCGATCGAAGCAAAAGAAAACGTTGAAGTGAAGTCAGAGAATCAAACTCTTGCGACAATCACGTTCCAAAACTATTTCCTTATGTACAACAAGCTTTCGGGCATGACAGGTACAGCGGATACAGAGGCGGTTGAGTTCCAAAAGATCTACAAACTTGCCGTAAACGTGATCCCAACGAATAAACCAATTCAACGTCAAGACCAAGAAGACGTGGTTTATAAATCTGAGAAAGCGAAATTCAAAGCGATCACTGCTGACATCAAGGAAAGATCTGCAAAAGGTCAACCAGTGCTTGTCGGTACAGCGTCGATTGAAAAATCTGAAGCCCTTAGCCGCTTCCTTCGTAACGAAGGTATCCGCCATGAAGTTTTGAATGCAAAACACCATGAGCGTGAAGCCGAAATCGTTGCGCAAGCAGGTCGTAAAGGTGCCGTAACGATCGCTACAAATATGGCGGGTCGTGGTACTGACATTAAATTGGGTGGTAACGCCGAAATGTTGGCGAAGGCTCAAGTAGGTAACGATGACACTCCAGAATACACTGAAGCACTAGCGAAAATTAAACCGCAAGTTGAAGCTGAACGTGAAGAAGTACGTAAAGCCGGTGGTTTATATATCGTGGGTACTGAACGCCATGAATCGCGTCGTATCGACAATCAGTTGCGTGGTCGTTCAGGTCGTCAAGGTGACCCGGGTGAATCTCGTTTCTATTTGTCTCTTGAAGACAACTTGATGCGTATCTTCAATGGTGAACGTATCCAAAAAATCATGGAGATGTTGAACATCCCTGAAGACGAACCAATCACTGCAAAAATGGTTACGAATGCTATCGAAGGTGCGCAACGTAAAGTTGAAGGTCACAACTTTGATATTCGTAAAAATTTGATGGAATACGACTCTGTCATGAATGCGCAAAGAAATGCGATCTATGGAATGCGTCGCCGCGTTCTTGAAGGTCAGGAAATCGAGCGCACTGTTCTTGATATGTTAGGCGATGTTGTTTCTAACTTGCTTGATACTTACATGCCAGAAGACGGTAAAAAAGAAGACTGGAGCATGGAAGGTTTGAACAATTCATTAACTCAAACTTTCGGTTTCAAAATCGATTTAGATAACATGGCTGTGAATTCAGACACTGTTCTTGAAGCTGTGAAAAATGGCGTTAAAGAAGTGTATGAAAAACAAAAATCATCAATGGGCCCATTCTTTGAACAGGTTCAAAAAATGATTCTTCTTCAATCGATCGACCATCACTGGAAAATGCATTTGGCAGTGATCGATAAATTGAAAGAAGGTATTGGTCTTCGTGGTTATGCTCAAAAAGATCCTTTGATTGAGTATAAAAAAGAAGCCTTCATGACTTTCGAAAAATTGAACAACACGATCAAATCTGACGCCGTTGAAAAAATCATGCGCGTGCAGTTGGTTGCTCAACAATCTGAAGCAGATATCATGGAAAGCTTTCGCCCAGAAGAACCAGAATTGGATGAGTTGAATTACTCTTCGCCTTCTGAGGCTGACATTGGTCATTCTTTGCCGGACGTTTCAGGTCCTGCAGAGCCGCCAAAACGTAAAATGACTTTCCAAAGTGGTCCTGCGGAATCTCCAAACATGAACCGTGAAGAGCGTCGTCGTTTGGAAAAGCAAGGTAAAGGAAAACGCTAA
- the bamE gene encoding outer membrane protein assembly factor BamE, producing MLRHLAIPITLMALLTSACQTSMVKQFEEVKPGMEKAEVLSIMGSPQQTRRIHGKDRWFYNFYENKIRFQKEIQFFEGSAVYVGDISQPEVAQTAAAIDAKNAKKNQEIDDQIAADIEKHRRDYQNFESQSKGEDKVRYVPDFEPIR from the coding sequence ATGCTCCGACATTTGGCGATTCCAATCACGCTAATGGCTTTATTGACGTCAGCCTGTCAGACTTCAATGGTAAAGCAATTCGAAGAAGTGAAGCCTGGGATGGAAAAGGCAGAAGTGCTGTCCATCATGGGTAGCCCCCAACAAACTCGCCGTATTCATGGCAAGGACCGTTGGTTCTATAATTTCTATGAAAATAAAATCCGCTTTCAAAAAGAAATCCAATTCTTTGAGGGTAGCGCTGTTTACGTAGGCGATATTTCGCAACCGGAAGTCGCGCAGACTGCGGCGGCTATCGACGCTAAGAATGCTAAAAAGAATCAAGAGATCGACGATCAAATCGCAGCGGATATCGAAAAACACAGACGCGATTATCAAAACTTTGAATCCCAATCCAAAGGCGAAGACAAAGTTCGCTACGTACCCGATTTCGAACCGATTCGTTAA